The following is a genomic window from uncultured Fibrobacter sp..
AAAATTTTCAGGCAAAAATTCATCGTAAACACTTTTAAATGCTCCTTGAACAGCAGAAAGTAACTCATTACGTGTTTTTTCCAATTTCCCAGCATTTATTTTAGCCATAACGACATCAACCACATCGAGAACAACACCAACTGCAGCTCCAATTGCAGGAATCTCCTTAGAGATAAAATTCGTCAATTTAACAGCACCCCAAGGCTTAAACTTAATCACGACACCCACTTTGCCTAACAAATCTCGCCCAGCAAAGACCATTGCTTTATTGACACCTTGTGCAGCATTACTAATTCCCCCAATGCCTTTACGAACCAAGGACAAAGCATCATTAACATTTGTTGTCCCAACATCTAAATCTGAACGAATTTTTTCACCCGCAGCATTTACTATTTGTTCAAAATGATCTGTTAAAATATCTTGTATTTTCCCATTCAATTTATATCCAGCATCGTCTCCCGTACCCAATTCATCTTCGACAATTTCCCTCATCGTCTCCATTGTCGCGTTACGAATTTTGCTACATATACTTCGTTCTAAGGAATCTAATTCTTCGCGACATGGCCTTTTTTCTCTATTCAGATCCTTTTTTGTATTGCTTAAATCACGACGCATCATTTCAACGGTCCGTTTGACCTCGGGGATTACAGCTTCATTTAATTGAATTTGTTCTTGACGAAGAATTTCAAGATTTTGCGAAACTTCCTCGAAGATGGCTGTCAACGCAGCATCTTTCATAAGTTTTTCGGGTAAGGTGCTTTTTACAACCTCATCTACCATATTTCTCAAATTTGGCATACGAGAGAATTCTTCGTATTTAGAACGATGCTCATCAGTCAACCAATAATTTTCTTTACCATCATCATTTTCTTGAAGTCCCTTGCCTTCAGGATCAGAAGAAATGCACACAATATTTAAATTTTGAATTTTCGAGTCATTAATATCTAAATCACAAAAACGAGCTACATTTTCTTTTAAGAAAGCTCTCTTTTGTTTTTCTTTTTCTGCAAAATCTTCTTCATCGGTATAATCACAAATATCATCCATTCGATTAATAACAAAGATTGTATTATCGAATTTTTTCAAGGTTTTCATCAGCCAGGAAACCATTTCTTTGTGACTATCCTTAAGAGGATTCGTTGCCGCTACAATATAAAGAATAATATGGGCTTCTGAAATATATTTTTCAGTTTTTTCAGAAAATTTTTGACCAAAAAGACCCGGAGTATCAACAAAAACACAGGGCGGCAGATCTTCTGATATATTGCAAGGTTCATATTCAATGATTTCATCAGAGGATTCTTCTTCTGCAATTTTCATATTAGAATCAGCATGACCTAAAAAACCAGCAACAGTACTTGTTTTACCATCAGAGAAGGCTCCTACAAGAGCTATTTTCAGCTTACCTTTTTGCAAGCCATCTTTCAGAGCATTAACCTTCGCTATAGAATTTGCAAAAGCTGTAGTCAATTCTTCTGACAAAGCCTTCACTTTCATTTCGTTTAGCAATTCACTAAACTGAATCAATTTCTGAATGAAATTGTTCTGTTCCTGAGTGAAGGAATTTTTATTGTTAAGCGACATTGCTTACCTCCAAGTTATCAATTTTCTTTATAATATTCTTCTGAATCTTTTTGATTTCTTTATCAAAATTCGTTAAGAGATTTTCCGTAATTTGTGCATCTTCTTTAACCTTCAAAGCCTTTGCAGAAAGATTGTCACCCGCTTTCGTCACAGATTGAACATGCTCTTCTATTGTTGGCTTTAATTCTTCCCATGTTTTTTCAGCCATATCTTCTACTTTTTCTTGTGCTAATTTTTTAAAATTCATAATGCGGGTTTTCTCTCTGAATCCATACTTTATCCAACCCTTAACAGTTCCCCAAAGAGCCCCTAATCCCGCGCCAATACCCGCTCCAAGTGCGGTTCCCACAACAGGGAAAACATGAGTTCCGATCCAAGCCCCTAATGCAGCTCCAGATGCTGCACTTGTCGCTACACCAAAAGCAAAATCACCCAAACCGCCCCAATCAAACGAAGTATCCTCCATACTTGGCATTTCTGCTTTCAAATTTTTCAATTGTAAAGTCATGCTATGAACGAAATCATCTGCATATGCTTTTACTCTTTCAAAATAATCTTCACAAGAAGCTTTCATCACATCAGAAATTTTCTTTTTTAAATTTTCATTCAACTTACGCTTAGCATTTTTGAACCTTCTCTCTATATCTTCACGAACGATTTTAGCATTTTCCTCTATACTCGGAAAAAAAATATTTTCCAATATTTCATCGTTATAAAAATCTTTTATGGCGTTTCGCACTGCGCTGGTCATATTTCGATGGAATCGCTTTTTTGCATCATCTAAGCCTGCAATCAAGGTATTTGCACTTCGTTCTGCCTTTATTCGGTAAGTTTTCCATGCTTTTTGCTGTTCTTGAATGGAGGCTAGAAAGCCCTCACCAAGAACATTTTGGAGTCTACAAAAGGCGTTCTTACGCATTCGATTGGGAGCATTCATGCAGCTTTGTGTTATAGCCTTCTTTAAACTCGCCATATTGCTTATTTGCAGCAATTCTTTATCTGTGGCATGCAGAAGAAAACTTTGTTGTTGACGATGTAAAGATATTAAGGATTCTTGAACCTCTTTATTATCTTCAAATTCTGCAGGATTGGCAAAAGAACTATTTCCATCATGCAAAGATAAGCCGCACAACGCCGGTAAAACAGCACAACCAACCGTTCCCATATATAATTCATTCGAAATTTTTTGAAGTAGAGCATTTTCTATATTGCAGTTTTTCCGCAATTCTCCTTTTACTTTTTTTAGCATATCTTTGACATAGTCATCTCCATCATATTTTTTTTGAGGAGACAGAGGAATATTGTGTATCCCAAGCACATCAACATTTTTGCCTAGGTAACTTTGTATTTTTTCGAGAGTATTGGATTCAATACCCTTTGCTTCGCGAGCTACATAACAAACTAAATGAGCTTTTTTCAAGGCCTCTTTTATGATTTCAACAAAATTTGTTTCCTTTCCCTCAATGCCAGGAATATCTATAAGCTGTGCAGAAACTCCGTTAATAATAAAATTATAGGACCTGTAGGTTTTCGTAAAATCCTGAGAACCATTACCAATTATAGTTCCATCAACATTATAATACATTGAAAATTTACTCTGTGGAGCAATTTTCACAGCATCAATCAAAGAGTTAAGGAAGGATAAAACTTTATCAGCCATCAAATAGCTCCCGAAAGCAAGAAACCACCAATAATGCCAATTATTAGAATAAAGACATATATAAAGACTGAAATCACTTTAGATTTAGGAGAATAGACTTTTTTTAGATTCTCAAGATTATTAATGACTTCAACACATTTTTCTTCATATTTTTTCTTTAAAGCGGCACAATTATTACTGCGTTTTTCCATTGCTTTCGCACGGGATTCTTCATCAAAAAGAATACGCAATGATTCAATAATTGTACTTTTCCCAGCATTTGTTGCACCAAAAAAAGCGATTGTAAATTTTTCAAATTCACTATCTTTCTCAAGAGATTCCACAGCGACTTTAAATTCTTCATTTTTTTCTTCTATGTTTTTTACAACATCATCTATTCTACTTTGCAATTCTTCATCATGTTGAGAATTAGCTTCTTTCAGTTTAGCTAAAATTTCATCAACCGCAGAAGACGTATTTGAATAGTATTCTGAAATCTCATCTTTAATGCTTTCTGCCATATACAAGCCCCTTTTGCAATAGTCCAAGCGTCATAGGATTGTCCGCACTTCTTACAGTAGTATGTCATGATTCACCATTCCCATCAGTTTCCTTGCTTTTATTACGGATCCTCGCATTTATTCACAGGTTTTGCCGACCGTCCTTAATATAAAATGAGCAGGCGACAATAGATGTCGTTTGTTCTCGGACACAAGAATTCCACAAAAGAGTCTATGCCGCTTAGTCTTCCTAGAATTTGAAATTTTGCCGATTTCGATTGAAAGCCAAGAGCAAAGCTCAAACTTATGTCTAAAACGCGATTACCTTATAAAAGCCTCTTTTCCCACCAATATAATCTAATTTTTACATAAAGGAACCAACAAAAAAATGGCCCAAAGGCCACTTTTTTCACTTTCCAGAAATACACAAAAAATCACTTACTTCACAATCAATGCCACAATCGCTGCAATCAAACCGCCGAGTAGCAACGCGGCAATCACGACTGCGATGACCATAAACCACTTGGCGTATTTCAGGATTTTCACCATGGCGGAATTCTGGTCCTTCGTGAACTGCTGCACAGCATTCATTGTCGCGGTCACGAGGAATCCGATGTCGTCAATCCAGCCCACTACGGGGACGGCATCTGGCGCCAAGTCGATGGGCGACACAGTGTATAAAAGAGACATGATGACGAGGAAAACGGCAAGCCCCTTCTGCATAGGCGAGGCGCCGTTCAATTCCTTCACATCGTGTACTTCGGGTTCTTTATCCATATCTTACCTCAGTCTCCGTAGGCCTTTGGGCATCGGGACTTCTTCGCCGTCTTCTTGCAACAGGTAAATGTTGTCGAGGCTGATGTAACCTTTGCCGCTGTGGCGTGCGCGGAATGCGAAATTCTTGATTTTTGTCGGGTCAAGCTGCGGAATCGTCTTGCCCCAGCCTTCTTGCTTCATGTTTTCCCAAATGAGCGTGTCGCGCACCCAGTTGCCACGCGTATTCTTGAGGCGAATCATGAACTCGTCGTAGTCCTTCACCTGTTCGCTCATAATCTGCAATTCTATATAACCTTGCGGGTTGTTGTGGGTTGTAGCATAGTCGAACACGATACCCACCGATTTTTTCACCTCGGGCGGCAGCACATAATAGGCGCCGGAGTAGTTGGGCCAACCCAAGTCAGGCGGCTGTTCGACGATGAAGTCATGACGGATGTAGCCACCGAGCGGAGGATTGCCGTTATACACCTTGGCATCCATCGAAGTTGCATTGTCGCCGTTGACAACCGGGAACCAGTCCACCGCATCGATTCCATTGTCGAAGTTTTGCATCACGCTTGTGGTGCGGTAGGCGCCGCGGATGCGGAACGGAACCTTGAGCACGGTTTGTTTCTTACCCAAGCCCTGTAATACCACCTGAATTTCGCGTTTTCCGTTGGAGATTCCTGCAGGCACGGGGATTTTCGCATGGAAACTCTCGATGGACGAATTCCACTTGCCATCATCCGGATTGACAGGCTGCGTAAGCGTCCCAGCCTTGCCCCAGTTAGCAATTTTCACGATACCACCGGTCAACTGCCCGTCTTCTTGCCTTGCAGTCACGAACAAGTCCAGCGTATCCCCGGCAAGCAGAACCTTCTTCTCCAGCGCGGCAGCAATCACCTCAGGCACAGCAGCTTTCGCTTTCGTTTGAGCGTCCAGCCCAACTACACGGGGATTGATACGCACGATAGCCAAACCAAATCCGGGAATTTCAACATCCTTGCTCTTGCTCGGATTCATACGACGTCCACTCGGCCCCATTTTGGGATACGGGTATGCATCCTTCTGGTCGCCAACCCACTTGAACTGATCCGGGCCGAACACGTCCACTTCGGTACGCACCTGGTCCGAAGCGCCGCTTGCACGGTCCACCTGGACAACCTGCTTGGAATCGGTCATGTTGACAAGCATGACACGGCAACTGTCGTTTTTGCAGATGGCGTACGGAGTCACGCTTTCTGTAGAACTTTTCACGGGGACAACGGCGTAGCCGTCTTCGAGGAAGCGCTTGAATACCATGTAGACACCAAAGTATTCCGCAGTAAGTTCCAGACTTTGCAATTTATTCCAGGAACCTTCCTTGACAAGAGCCGTCATGCTGATAGTGCCCCACGTGTGGTCCGGGCCTTCAAAGACGTTACCGAAAGCATCCCAGGGCAATGCTTGCAAGCGGTTGCCAAAGCGGACCGCATATTGTGCAAAGACGTTCGCGGCGCCCGCAGCCTGCGGGTAGTCCATCCAAATTTCACTTCCCAGCACAGACGTACTGAATTCCGAAAGCGAAATACGGCGTTCCCCGTCCAGATAAAGCTTCATCCAGGCATCCAGCGTATCGGCATTGTGCCCGATATCCATCGTCGCCTTGAGCATGTCCTTCGCATTCAGGTTATCGGGTGCCCAGTACGGGTAAGTGTGCAAGTCAAACACATCCAGATAGCGCTTGCCATCCTTCTTTTCGGCCTCGCCCACAATGCGCAGGAATTCGGCGACCCAGAACTTGCCGTCCCCGAAACCGGCACCCTTCTCTTGCATCTTGTGCGAACTGAACAGCGGCCCGTGCAAAATGATGGAGGGGTCCACGGCCTTCATGGCGCGAGCATACTCGACAAATCGGGCGGCATACTGCCTTGCCGACAGCGGGCCGGATTCTTCCCATTCGCCATCGAGCTCGTTGCCGATTTGCCACTGCTTGATTCCGTACTTCTTCTTCACGTTTGCGTACTTCACCCATGCGGCGGCCTCCTTGGCCGTACCCGTTCCCGCGTTCACGCAGATGAGCGCCTGTGCGTTAGGAATCTTGGAGATGTACGCCATGAACTCCTCGAAATGCCACTTGATGTTCGTCCAGTCGGTACGCGGTTTGTCGCCGTTGCGAGTGGACACCGCAAAGAACTTGTACTCGTTACCGGCAAGCAGGTCGTCGCTGCCGCTATAAAGTTTCATCTCGCGCACCTGCACGCCCTTGCTGGGCAAATCCGGAGTCTTGAAGCGGATAGCCACATAGCGTGCCTTGATTTGCGCAAACTTGTACTTTGACTGTTCCGACGTCACCTTCACCGTGCCTACGGCCTTCAGCTTGTTTTCCAGGCCCTGGTGCACACCCGGATAAGGCGCATAATCTTCGGTCCAGTAAGAGAATTCGAAAGACTTCGGACGAAGCGTTCCCCAATCGATAATCAAGGAATCCAAGTCCTTCTTTTCCTTGAACTCCACAACAATCCAAGGCGGATCGTTCGGGTCCAAGATTTCGCCCCACCACATCGTTTCCATGTTGCCGTCGGCCAAGTGGCTGCGGCGGACAAATCCCCAGTTGTCCTTGGTCGTCCCGCGGTAAACAGTCTCGCCCAGGAACCCTGGAGTCCATTCCTTTTCGCTCGGAGTCCAGAGGCCCGTGCTGTCGTAGCTGCCCGAACCATTCCAGTGGTAATCGTTTGACAAACTCCCGTTCGGGAAACGGAACACAT
Proteins encoded in this region:
- a CDS encoding LeoA/HP0731 family dynamin-like GTPase, with protein sequence MSLNNKNSFTQEQNNFIQKLIQFSELLNEMKVKALSEELTTAFANSIAKVNALKDGLQKGKLKIALVGAFSDGKTSTVAGFLGHADSNMKIAEEESSDEIIEYEPCNISEDLPPCVFVDTPGLFGQKFSEKTEKYISEAHIILYIVAATNPLKDSHKEMVSWLMKTLKKFDNTIFVINRMDDICDYTDEEDFAEKEKQKRAFLKENVARFCDLDINDSKIQNLNIVCISSDPEGKGLQENDDGKENYWLTDEHRSKYEEFSRMPNLRNMVDEVVKSTLPEKLMKDAALTAIFEEVSQNLEILRQEQIQLNEAVIPEVKRTVEMMRRDLSNTKKDLNREKRPCREELDSLERSICSKIRNATMETMREIVEDELGTGDDAGYKLNGKIQDILTDHFEQIVNAAGEKIRSDLDVGTTNVNDALSLVRKGIGGISNAAQGVNKAMVFAGRDLLGKVGVVIKFKPWGAVKLTNFISKEIPAIGAAVGVVLDVVDVVMAKINAGKLEKTRNELLSAVQGAFKSVYDEFLPENFINTFAPQIIEMEQQIESTEKKLLEFQNAEMFCNEAKTKMLRFWKNEAIDAEIVDEPTRNKGFFRRFFGR
- a CDS encoding DUF1232 domain-containing protein — translated: MDKEPEVHDVKELNGASPMQKGLAVFLVIMSLLYTVSPIDLAPDAVPVVGWIDDIGFLVTATMNAVQQFTKDQNSAMVKILKYAKWFMVIAVVIAALLLGGLIAAIVALIVK
- a CDS encoding glycoside hydrolase family 44 protein, with protein sequence MFGNTVEKYLFAGALCASATAGSAFAAQNVVTVDDTQPGIAINKDHMLAADLAIWNPPTRYFDMAPALVDGGYNVFRFPNGSLSNDYHWNGSGSYDSTGLWTPSEKEWTPGFLGETVYRGTTKDNWGFVRRSHLADGNMETMWWGEILDPNDPPWIVVEFKEKKDLDSLIIDWGTLRPKSFEFSYWTEDYAPYPGVHQGLENKLKAVGTVKVTSEQSKYKFAQIKARYVAIRFKTPDLPSKGVQVREMKLYSGSDDLLAGNEYKFFAVSTRNGDKPRTDWTNIKWHFEEFMAYISKIPNAQALICVNAGTGTAKEAAAWVKYANVKKKYGIKQWQIGNELDGEWEESGPLSARQYAARFVEYARAMKAVDPSIILHGPLFSSHKMQEKGAGFGDGKFWVAEFLRIVGEAEKKDGKRYLDVFDLHTYPYWAPDNLNAKDMLKATMDIGHNADTLDAWMKLYLDGERRISLSEFSTSVLGSEIWMDYPQAAGAANVFAQYAVRFGNRLQALPWDAFGNVFEGPDHTWGTISMTALVKEGSWNKLQSLELTAEYFGVYMVFKRFLEDGYAVVPVKSSTESVTPYAICKNDSCRVMLVNMTDSKQVVQVDRASGASDQVRTEVDVFGPDQFKWVGDQKDAYPYPKMGPSGRRMNPSKSKDVEIPGFGLAIVRINPRVVGLDAQTKAKAAVPEVIAAALEKKVLLAGDTLDLFVTARQEDGQLTGGIVKIANWGKAGTLTQPVNPDDGKWNSSIESFHAKIPVPAGISNGKREIQVVLQGLGKKQTVLKVPFRIRGAYRTTSVMQNFDNGIDAVDWFPVVNGDNATSMDAKVYNGNPPLGGYIRHDFIVEQPPDLGWPNYSGAYYVLPPEVKKSVGIVFDYATTHNNPQGYIELQIMSEQVKDYDEFMIRLKNTRGNWVRDTLIWENMKQEGWGKTIPQLDPTKIKNFAFRARHSGKGYISLDNIYLLQEDGEEVPMPKGLRRLR